From Staphylococcus sp. IVB6214:
ATCAATTTTGCTACACCTGGTCTCAATGATAAATGCTTAGCACCTTCGTGATGTTCACGATACAGTTGTTCTACCTTCTCTTCGCCTAATAAGTTAATGATATGATTATGTAAGTCTAGTGCACGCCCACCAATGTTCGCACGATAAAAAGCTAATGTCACTGGCTCATGACCTTCAGCCACTAAGTGTTGGTTAATGACATCATACAAATGTTGCTCTGTATCAATAACCGTTCCATCAAAATCAAATATCACTGCTCGATACATTTATTTAACGCCTCCTCAATCAATATATTGCAATCAGTGTAACAAATACGGCGCAAGATTTCATGGACAAACTCCATCCATAATAAGCATGCACCCACATAAAAAGCACGGTCGTACTAGAAATCATCTTCCAGTACAGCACGTGCTTTTCTCAATTTATTCAGTTTCTACAAAATTATCTGCTATTTGTGACGTTGCAAATTCATAAGTAATGCCATTCTGACGATAGTATAACGATTCAAACCATTTGCGATCAATAATACCCGTATGTTGTACTTTCAATACATCATGTAATGTGGCAACCTGTTCTAATGCTTGATGATCTGCCACACTCAGCGCATGATGATGAATATAGCCACGTCCCGGACGAACAACTGGACCACCCTTTTTAATAACGACGATATCTGTATAATGTCCGCTATCGTCTAATGTCATAACTGTTCCTTCTTTTTCATCATAAACGTCATAATGATATTCATCTCGCAAATAAGCAATTGTTTTGTTCGCATCATGCACATGAAGTTCAATCGGCCCGAGCCCTAAAATTTGATATGACTCTGGTATATCAGTGTCTACTGGATTTTTCCAATCATCTGGTAATGTTTGCTGTTGATTATCCATCAGAACAAATGATAGGTTTTCGGGATCATCGAAAAAACGTGCAGGATGTCCTAAATACGTCCCTTTTGAAACAGCAATCCCTTCTTGTCGTAAGCGCTGTTCAAAATAGTTCAAACTATCTTCGCCTTCTACTAACAATCCGATACGTGCAATCATATCCGTTCCTTTACGCATCTGTCCTGCATTTGGCAATTCAAAAAAAGTTAATAATGTTCCTACCGTTCCCTGATTGTCTCCATAAAACAGATGTACCATTTCTTCGTCATCTTGATTGAACGTCTCTTTGACAAGTTTCAATCCTAATACTTCTGTATAAAATCGTCTGTTTGCCACTTTATCCTTTGTATACATTGAAATATGATGATGCCCTTGAATCAATGACATATTATCAATCCCCCGCTAGTAAATCTTGTTGTCTATTCTTCTCTACCCATCGCATTGCTGGTTAAACGTATGCCTTACAATGGGTTGGGAAAGAGGGCGACGCAAACGAGCCCTATGATAATAATAGCAGTAGGAAACGCCAATGTCTGTATAAAACGCACCTTTTGTATTGAAAGTTTTGACCGTGCCAACCAAGTCTCTAATATAACACTAAACGCTGTCACACTAATGGTCATCACAAACAGTAGTCGACCACCATTGGCATAATACGTCAAAAAACCAAATGCCAAAACAAGCATTGTCAACAAGAGCATACAAGTTATCAAATAACGCCTTAGCACAAGTAACATCGTGTCACATCCTTTTCATATTAAGGTTCATTTTCGCATAACCTAATATTTTTGTAAACCAAATAAAAAGTGAGACGAAGCTGAGACATTCTCCATTTGATTCGAGTAAATGGAAGAATCAAGTCCCAACTTTGTCACACCTTGTTAATTATGCAATACTTCTTTTTGATCGTTCTACTTGTTCTGCACGTTTCGCCCAATATCTTGCGAGAATTGGACCCGTGATACAATGTACTAAGCTAAATACTGCACCCGGAACTGCTGCAAGCGGGTTAAAATGTACAGTTGCCAATGACGTTGCTAACGCAGAGTTTTGCATGCCCACTTCGATAGACACTGCCTTTTTATCCGGGTAATTCAACTTCAACACATTCGCTAAGAAATAACCTGTCGCATATCCTAAAACATTGTGTGCAATAACAACTGTAAAGATTAATAGACCTGTTTGAATAATCAACTCACGGCTACCCGCTACCACAGCACCTAAAATAATTGAAATCGCTATAACCGATACGAGTGGTAAGACATCTTCAGTTTTTTCTGAGAAAGTTTTAAAGAAACGTTGAACGAGCAAGCCAATCAAAATTGGTACGAGCACGACTTTAGTAACAGAAGCAAACATGCTCATAAATGATACATCCATCCACTCTCTCGCAAACAAATACATAAATCCTGGCGTTAAAACTGGTGCAAGAATTGTAGAAATTGATGTAATCGTCACCGAAAGTGCTACATTTGCCTTTGCAATATAGCTCATTACATTGCTTGTCGTACCACCCGGACAACATCCAACTAATAGTACACCGATTGCGATATCTGGTGGTAACTGAAATGCTTTAACAATCAAATAAGCTAACAATGGCATAATGGTATATTGTAAAACAACACCTGTGATTACTGGTTTTGGATATTGAAAAACTAACTTGAAATCACTTACTTTGATTGTCAGCCCCATCCCCAACATTACGACACCTAATAAATAAGGAATCATATCACTTACCCCTGAAAATAAATGTGGTGCAGTAAATGCGATGATACTCACTAACAATACCCATACTAAAAATGTTTTTGACGCAAAATGGCCAATACGCTGTAACATGAAAGACACCCCTTAGTTATTTAATAGTCAGAATATTAGCATAATTAAAATGAGACGACAACCTTGTTTTTATAACTTTTTACAACTCTTTTACACCTTGATAGACATTTGTAACTTATAAAAACGATGAAAAACGAACGATATTTCTGCAATCAGACCTAAATGTACATATTCTCTTTCTTTCTAATTACTACTGAAGTTTGACTGAATTCTCCACATTCTCATGCTACAATAAAGATAACAAATATTTTCAAATGAGGCTTGAAGAGAATGATTGATAAAATAGCATCTTACACACTGAATATTGACCAACTGGAACGCCGTACTGAGCGTCGTCGCCTAATGAAACTATTGGATACGATTGCTTTCGATGTCCCTATACAATATCAATGCATCAAGATTAAACAATCCTATTACTTGCGCGTTCAACTACCAAAACGTGCGCTGCCATACTTTGTAAGTTTGCTTTGTTTCCATCGATTTTCTATTTAACAGCTCGTACGAACACAACAAGTCCATACGTTGACGCCGATTCCCGAACTCCCTGCAGATGAGCAGCATTATGAAGTAGTGATTGACGGCTTAACAGACCCATTTATTAAAGATAAAGTCATCGATGTGTTGGCTGAGTTTCAATCTGAACATCTCACCTATACTTTTTCACAGCATCGTTTAAAAGTAACAACACGTCCGACCGTTATGATGAACTTAATTCGCACGTTGGCGACAAGACATATCGACATCTACTATGCAAGTCGACCACAACATACCCATCAACAAACCTATATTTCATAAACAAAGCACCTCTTCCGCAGTTTGGAAAAGGTGCTTCTCTATTAGTCCGGCTGACTTTCTAAATAGGCTTGCAACGTGTCAAACATCAGTTCAAAACCATGTGCTGTATGATCATGGTACGCTTTCTTTTCTTGTTTATAGACAAGATTAGACATACCACGTGGTTTCTCCATCACACTTTGATATCTGAACGTCATCTGAGTGATGCCTGGACTGCGCTCTTCAAAATAAACATCAATCGCATCCGTCTCATCACTAATCTCAGGCATTTGTATTGTGAGACGAATGTGTTCGTACGGAACAAGTTGTTCATATGTTCCTGTCACAACACGTTCTTTGTCCCGTCCTCTATCACGGATTTCGTATGTCCCACCTTCTGTTGCCTCACTCTGGATAGATGTGTTGGTAACCGGTGTCGTCATCAGCCATTGTTTCATATCATCTGGGCTGATCCATGCACGATACGCATTGGCTGTCGTTGTCTTCATCAAACGTACAATTTCTATTTCAATCACTTCATTTTGCATCCTATCACTTCCGTTCTTACATGAGATGTCCTACTCATTCTATTGTACTGTATTTCATCAAATTGCCCAATGATTTCACCGATGTGACCTTGTCTTTTATCATTTCGTTTTAGCAGGGGCAGACTTTAAACGTGGTAAGTTAAAAACAATCGCTAAAATCCCACATAACGCAAGCATCACAGGATACACAGAGTATGGCACTAACATAATCGGTGAAAGCCCAGCAACTCCTGCTGCTGCAATCACCTGTGGGCTATACGGCAAGATACCTTGAAAAGCACTGCCGAAAATATCTAAAATACTTGCTGATTTTCGCGGATCAATATCGTATTCATCAGCAATATCTTTCGCAAGTGGTCCAGCCATAATAATTGAAATCGTATTATTCGCCGTTGCAATATCTGCCATACTCACAAGTCCTGCAATACCCAATTCCGCACCACGTCGAGAATGGATACGTTGTTTCACATAATTCAGTAACCACGTCACACCACCATAGTGCTCCACTAGCCCAATCATGCCACCGATTAGTAAAGCAATCATCGCAATATCTTCCATTGCAATGATGCCTTCTGATGCTGCCGTCAAAAAGCCCTTCATTCCGAATGAACCATCAAGACCTCCGATAATGCCTGACAGCAAAATGCCTCCCATCAATACGATTACAACATTGACACCTACTAATGCAAGTATCAGAACAAGTAAATATGGAATGACTTTGATCACTTCATATTGGTAATTTGCTGTTTGGTCGATCTTATTCCCGTGCGTTAACCACCATAAAATCAATAGTGTGATAAATGCACCGGGTACAACAATTCGGAAATTCACTTTGAACTTATCTGCCATGCGTGTATTTTGTGTACGGACAGCAGCGATTGTTGTATCTGATATCATCGACAAGTTATCACCAAACATTGCACCGCCAACTACTGTTGCCATCGCTAATGCAGCTGGAATATCTGTTGCCTCGCTAATTCCGAATCCTACCGGCGCGATTGCAGCCACCGTTCCAACTGATGTTCCCATTGAAATAGAGATAAACATACAGATAATAAAAATACCTACAATTAAAAAATGTTGTGGAATGAGTGATAATCCTAGATTAACAATTGATTCCACGCCACCCATTGCTTCAGCTGTTTGTGAAAATGCACCCGCTAACACAAACACCAACATCATCAAAATAATATTAGGATGCCCTGCCTTACGTGCAAAAACTTCAACTTTATGTGTAAACTTTTCTTTAGGATTGATTAGTAAAGCGACAATCACACCAATCAATGCCGCAACATTAAGCGGTAAAAACGTAAAATCCTTTGTGATAATACCTGCACCTAAAAATACCCCAATAAAGACGACTAAGGGGATGAGTGCCCATGCATGCGCTCTCTCTTCTCTTTGCATTGTTGAAACTCCTTCGTGAAAATAAGCATGGGGTGTTTTTGCTCCTGCACCCCATACTCGTTTTGCTCTATGTTTTATTTTAAAATTGTAACGCTATATCAACTATCTTATATCTCTTGCTCAAAGAGACACTCTACAAAGTTTACAAAATAATCAGGTGTTTTGTCGAGTATTGCTTCATCCGGATTGTATTGAGGATGATGTAATGGATACGCACTATTTGATCCTATCATCGCAAAATGTATAGGGGCAACTTGCTGGTAACTCGCAAAGTCTTCACCAATCATTTGGGCGCGCGGTTGTGCTTGCACTTCATAACCTGTTTTTTCTGCTGCTTGCCAAGCAATTGACTGCAATGCATCATCGTTGTTCACACCATCCGTCAATCGTTGATAATCCAACGCAACCGATGCTTGATACTGCATCGCTAACCCTTCGCACAACTGTTGCATGCGCATCTCTACTAAGTCACGCACTTCTGGTGTCAATGTGCGGACAGTCCCTTCAATCATGCCGTGACTTGGAATAACATTCCACGTATCACCGCTATGTACTTGGCCTATGGTTACGACCGCTTCATCATACGGTGCCACGTTGCGACTCACAATTGTTTGAAGCCCACTGATCAAGTGACTAAGAATGATATGTGGATCTATCCCATCTTGTGGCATTGCCGCATGTGCGCCAACACCAGTCACGTCGATTTTGAAGCGATCAACATTTGAAGTCATATAACCTGACTTCGCACGCCATGTACCAACCGGTAACGTCGGATCATTGTGAAACCCAATAATTGCTTTTGCACCTTTTAATACGCCTGTTTGAACGACTGCATTAGCACCTTGACTAACTTCTTCAGCCGCTTGAAAAATAAAACGCACACGTCCCGGTAATTGCTGTTCACGTGCCTTCAAACGAATAGCGGCTCCAAGAATTGATGCCATATGAATATCGTGTCCACATGCATGCATGACACCTTTATAATTCGAAGCAAATGGTAAATCTGTTTGTTCAATAATCGGTAAGGCATCGATATCTGAACGCACTGCAATAAATGTATCTCCTTGTCCAATTTCTGCAATGAGTCCTGTTTGAAGTGGCGTCTCTAATATCGTAATGTCATACGATACTAAAATATCACGCAATCGTTTTGTCGTTTCAACTTCTGTATGTGCACATTCTGGTACTTGATGAAATGCGCGCCTCCAAGTAATCAATTGTTCCGTGAACTCTGCCATAGCTTTTCAACTCCCTTATACAAATAATAACAGGCGGTTCCTGCTAATACACCAAATGCTAAGTTTTTAGTGGCAATCGTCAAACCGATTGTTAATAACATAATGAAAAAGTCAAAATAGCGTCTTTGCACGATGAGTGTTTTCGTTTTAGGATCATATGCCTTCAGAGCAACTTTAATGAGTACGGTTGCCAAAACGACCATTGGAATTTGCCCAACAATTGGTCCTAGAACAAATACGAATAACCCCATAATCACACCGATGACTAACATAGACAGTCTTGACGTCGCACCACTCAAATAGACGAATTTTGATTGCCCAACGAGACCACTCCCTGCCAATCCACCAAACAGACCAATGATCAAATTCGCTATTCCTTGTCCACGAGATTCTTTATCTTTGTCACTCTTAGTTTGTGTCAAATCATCCATCATTTGTGCAATCAATGTGGTTTGTATCGTTGCCACCGTCGCAAGCATCAATCCGAATACGACAACTTGGACGATTGTCCCAATTTGCCAATCAAGATGTGGTAGAGACATGCTCGGAATACTCACGTGAATATCCGCATAATCATGCACAAGTTTTAAATCAGCATGTGTCATAAATGATAATAACGTCAGCGTGATAATCGACAGTAGTGCGGCGGGTATCTTCGTTGTCCATCTCGGCACAAACCAAATGATGCACATACTCAGTAGCCCATACACATACGTTGTCATGTTATGCCCGAAAATGTGTTTGAGCTGTGCGACAAATAATAAGTAACCCAGCGCATTCATAAAACCAATCACCACCGGTACAGGAATGAAAGTGATCGCTTTGGATACATGACAGTAGCCAAATAGGATTTGTACGATACCCATAACAATAATGGCTGCAGCTAACACATCTAAACTGTAAGATGCAGTAATCATGACTACAATCAGCGACACACCACTACTCGGTGCTGATACCATCAGAGTACGTGCGCCTAAAAAAC
This genomic window contains:
- a CDS encoding amidohydrolase encodes the protein MAEFTEQLITWRRAFHQVPECAHTEVETTKRLRDILVSYDITILETPLQTGLIAEIGQGDTFIAVRSDIDALPIIEQTDLPFASNYKGVMHACGHDIHMASILGAAIRLKAREQQLPGRVRFIFQAAEEVSQGANAVVQTGVLKGAKAIIGFHNDPTLPVGTWRAKSGYMTSNVDRFKIDVTGVGAHAAMPQDGIDPHIILSHLISGLQTIVSRNVAPYDEAVVTIGQVHSGDTWNVIPSHGMIEGTVRTLTPEVRDLVEMRMQQLCEGLAMQYQASVALDYQRLTDGVNNDDALQSIAWQAAEKTGYEVQAQPRAQMIGEDFASYQQVAPIHFAMIGSNSAYPLHHPQYNPDEAILDKTPDYFVNFVECLFEQEI
- a CDS encoding VOC family protein, translated to MSLIQGHHHISMYTKDKVANRRFYTEVLGLKLVKETFNQDDEEMVHLFYGDNQGTVGTLLTFFELPNAGQMRKGTDMIARIGLLVEGEDSLNYFEQRLRQEGIAVSKGTYLGHPARFFDDPENLSFVLMDNQQQTLPDDWKNPVDTDIPESYQILGLGPIELHVHDANKTIAYLRDEYHYDVYDEKEGTVMTLDDSGHYTDIVVIKKGGPVVRPGRGYIHHHALSVADHQALEQVATLHDVLKVQHTGIIDRKWFESLYYRQNGITYEFATSQIADNFVETE
- a CDS encoding SulP family inorganic anion transporter, giving the protein MQAWWEDYRASWIGDYYQNFIAGLLVALAMLPGAIAYSFIAGVSPTTSMISTSMMMVYMSFLGARTLMVSAPSSGVSLIVVMITASYSLDVLAAAIIVMGIVQILFGYCHVSKAITFIPVPVVIGFMNALGYLLFVAQLKHIFGHNMTTYVYGLLSMCIIWFVPRWTTKIPAALLSIITLTLLSFMTHADLKLVHDYADIHVSIPSMSLPHLDWQIGTIVQVVVFGLMLATVATIQTTLIAQMMDDLTQTKSDKDKESRGQGIANLIIGLFGGLAGSGLVGQSKFVYLSGATSRLSMLVIGVIMGLFVFVLGPIVGQIPMVVLATVLIKVALKAYDPKTKTLIVQRRYFDFFIMLLTIGLTIATKNLAFGVLAGTACYYLYKGVEKLWQSSRNN
- a CDS encoding SRPBCC domain-containing protein, with amino-acid sequence MQNEVIEIEIVRLMKTTTANAYRAWISPDDMKQWLMTTPVTNTSIQSEATEGGTYEIRDRGRDKERVVTGTYEQLVPYEHIRLTIQMPEISDETDAIDVYFEERSPGITQMTFRYQSVMEKPRGMSNLVYKQEKKAYHDHTAHGFELMFDTLQAYLESQPD
- a CDS encoding bile acid:sodium symporter family protein, with amino-acid sequence MLQRIGHFASKTFLVWVLLVSIIAFTAPHLFSGVSDMIPYLLGVVMLGMGLTIKVSDFKLVFQYPKPVITGVVLQYTIMPLLAYLIVKAFQLPPDIAIGVLLVGCCPGGTTSNVMSYIAKANVALSVTITSISTILAPVLTPGFMYLFAREWMDVSFMSMFASVTKVVLVPILIGLLVQRFFKTFSEKTEDVLPLVSVIAISIILGAVVAGSRELIIQTGLLIFTVVIAHNVLGYATGYFLANVLKLNYPDKKAVSIEVGMQNSALATSLATVHFNPLAAVPGAVFSLVHCITGPILARYWAKRAEQVERSKRSIA
- a CDS encoding Na+/H+ antiporter NhaC family protein; the protein is MQREERAHAWALIPLVVFIGVFLGAGIITKDFTFLPLNVAALIGVIVALLINPKEKFTHKVEVFARKAGHPNIILMMLVFVLAGAFSQTAEAMGGVESIVNLGLSLIPQHFLIVGIFIICMFISISMGTSVGTVAAIAPVGFGISEATDIPAALAMATVVGGAMFGDNLSMISDTTIAAVRTQNTRMADKFKVNFRIVVPGAFITLLILWWLTHGNKIDQTANYQYEVIKVIPYLLVLILALVGVNVVIVLMGGILLSGIIGGLDGSFGMKGFLTAASEGIIAMEDIAMIALLIGGMIGLVEHYGGVTWLLNYVKQRIHSRRGAELGIAGLVSMADIATANNTISIIMAGPLAKDIADEYDIDPRKSASILDIFGSAFQGILPYSPQVIAAAGVAGLSPIMLVPYSVYPVMLALCGILAIVFNLPRLKSAPAKTK